One Antennarius striatus isolate MH-2024 chromosome 9, ASM4005453v1, whole genome shotgun sequence genomic window, CATTGCAGGTACTCTGTCTATTTCAACGGACACCAACTTATACACTCAGAGCTGGGTTTTCTCAATGAAGTTTTTGAAAGACAGAAATATGTCCTCTCCTCACATCGGTTCTCTCATGGACAGCACTGCTAACAGCTCATCCTTTGCAGCGATATCGGTAACCATGTGAATATAAATACACATCTGGGCTGTGTTTCTCACATCCATAGATTCGTCTaactgcagtgaaaaaaatgaCTACTCTATGAACAGTCAGAAAATGCCACTCCACGTTTCCCTCTTTTGGAGATGGTAGAATGACAGATGAGGCAAACACACTTTGACAATGTTACAGTGAAAAATGTCCTCCTACCATTCtgtatgaaaatgttaaatttttgttttcttacttgGTCCAGCCCCCCCcatgcattttaaaaacttttcttaagattaagacaaaaaaaacaagggaTAAAATTGTAGGTAACTTGCTAGCTAGCTTCTTGCTATTGTTGCTTCTGCCAGCTGACTTCATGACTAGTTTGAGCTTTTACCTGTATCAATAAAATCCACCACAATGTTAAGATCTAAAGACATTGCATGctaaaagaagtcaaacacagacACCGGCTTGTTTTCATCCATTATAAATAGTTTTCAACATGTGTTTTAAATTTCAACAGCTTTGTAAATTTAAACTCTGCCACGAGCCTAATCATTTTCCAGTAAATGATTTGCCATGCTTCTTGTTGTTCTTAGGACCATCTCTCAAGCTGACCAGCCATTAAACAAAACCTTTCTAATATTACATCTGCGCTATTCTTTCCACTCTGTGAATGGACATAAATGTAgaagacacccacacacaatcGTCACACATATTCCCATTTAAATCAtaccataaaacaaaaaaagaaattaacatttCGGGCCACAGACAAGGTCCAATTAACATTTAGAAGCCAGTCCTGACATCAGACAACTGCAGTTTCCTAATAAAACTTAACACCAGAGAACAGCAGCAGAACCTTGGGGAATTTCTGGCTGGGATGTAATCTAAGCAACCCCAACAGATCATTTATAATTGTCTCACTCCATGAATAGCTGGaaaaaacaactacaacaacacagacagacGGTAGCCTTGTCACCAAGGTTCAAGACCGTATATGATATTTATAAATGTTCAAATTAACATGTGGGCCAGTTTGTGAAACATATTTCTTGCAAAGATGAATAAAGCTGACAAGAACCATCAATAAACTCTAACTTCTTGGCTGTGAAAGATACAACTgaacaggcagaaaaaaaagccTGCAACATTATTTAAACTCATGCTACACACAATGCAACACATAAAAGTCATCACCTTCTGTACTGTCAGATGCTGAGGTGCCGAGACCGGTGTCCCCGCTGTCAGATGTTCCAGGCCGGCGGCCAAAACGGCTTTGAAACTTCTCCGACACAGCTGGTGTCTGCCACTCCATGTCAGCAAAccgagctaaaaaaaaaaagcaacaaaaggtCTGAATCAACACAAGTTGAACTTGTTTGAACTACGTACACAGTTGGTCCGTTATTTGGACTGCAGAGTATGGACTTACCCACTGGTTTGGATTCAATATATCTCTGTGATGTTGTCATCCCATTCACAACGATTACAACCTGAATGAAACCAAGAGGAGCTTTTACATGATTATGCTAGTAGTATAGATGCATTATTacaaaatatctcaggatataCGTTTTCTATTCCACAAACAACTTCGCTAGTCAATATAAAGGAACcttttgtttgttagtttgtttttctgaaatgaaCCAGGAAcctccttttatttatttacacaccGAACAACGTGCATCTGATGCCCGCGGCCTTGGACTGCAGCTGGTAGCTGTTGACTGATTTGTTCCTATTTCAAACTCATCCGTCACAAACAAACTCGATATAAACTCGCTGGgaagcaacaaaaataacaacatgagCACATGTTCCTAAAGTTACATAATCTGTTACGCGAACATTTCTATCCTTGGAGGAAGTTTAAAATTATATCTGGTAAGCTAAATGAGGATTACTGGTTGATGAGAGTCAGAGACGCACCGTGGCTCTTCTGAACTAATTATCCTCACTGGCTATTTTCATACCGGAAGCTATCAAATGAACGCGACTTACCGTTAACGTAAATTTGTTGAAATGTTATAATGCTGGATTAATCTGATATTCATGGCTATCTGATACCATACTGTATACTCATAAATACTTTTCGTATACTATACTGCGATCTTGCATGTTAACGATTGCTGCTTAAGCTAATCCATGAGAAATCTGTTTCCGCTAACCTCCAACGCAGCGCCGCCGTTTGCTTTAGCTAACGCTGTTTCAAGTTAACGATGCGCTATCAAAGCCACAAAACAACGTTAGCTTACGTGTGAATTACTGTTGCTAAGTGACCTGTCGGggctgagaaaaaaaagtgttactTTACCTTTCTTTTcgcatagaaataaaacatatacACAAATCTGTGGTTGGGGCTGATAATCGAAGCTGAATCTCTACCATCCGCTGCGGCTGTTCTTCCGTTAGCCAGCTAAGCAGCTCTGCTCTGATGGCAGACAACACGTCCGAGACACAATGGCGGCTGGTTTAATGTCACAGCGCCGCCCGCCGAGCAGAAACGCCTCTTCTGAGAAACCTCTTGAGTGCGGGGTGCGTTTCGTCCGCAGTGGTTCCATTGTGAGAATGCGTTCCCGCCCCGCTGGGTCTTAGAACGACTAAATAGGCCTGTAACTTTATTATGGAAATCCTCGGCCtcagaaattacaaaaaaaacatggaagtgttattttttttaaatcacaaaaatatatacagtaaaacgATTTCATTACGTCATATGACAGCAAatcatcaaatatttttaagtaTACCTTATAGCTACTGTAGGTACATAGGTtaaaggtgaaaataaaaaagtcactTCTGTGGTAGGTGATAGTGTTTCTGACACATACAGCTGTAGAAAACTAgttttgatatactgtatgttgaaatATCTTAACCTATTACTTAATGTGCAGCTTATGCTTATCAAATCGTCAATTCTTACCAAACAGAACAGCTATCCATCATTTTTATGTAGAAAGTCGGGACACTGATGACACTTTTTGTACTTTTGTAATCTCCTACTACACATAGAAATTTCAGTACAACCGATTCCTGAGTCCCAAAGCTTTTATTCAACGCAGGATCCATAAAGTATAAAATGTCATTACGGTATACATTTATAAAGGGTAATTCTCATACTTTTTGGCTCATTTAAACGAATTAAGACcattaaaacatgtatttcTATCCTTGCAGTTAATAAGTCTTCATTATAGTCTTATTTGATGACCTTTCCATGTTTTAAAGAAGCATCTCATCATCTATAATATTCAATATTAGTTTAAGTAGTATATGTTTGGGTAGGTTGTGAAGGTCTATGCACTATTAAATGAGAGAGGAGTAAGTCATACCAACTTAGATGGGGTTATTTACAACTTAATAACCCCATCTTAGAAGTGGTGTAAAAAGGttattgttttatctgtttaaacataaagatgaaacagaaagacagaaagacaaggcgaggggatgaaaattagatcacaaccttgaccttgaaaaactcaaggccaaattttcacttttatacctttttaatgCCCAGAATAATATTGTAGGTAGTCTTGAGTCTGTCTGCTACAGTATACCTCTAGCAGTGGTCAacttacaaatatgaaatgaaaaggcAAATACTccatagtacaatatagaattcattgctgcgatCATtatgaaaataggtcagggtaaaaattttaatttaggggtgtcgcgggatgttgcagtctcttactgccttgttgttgttgttggtttttttttggggggggggggttatattGTCAATTTGGGAcagtgcttttattctgaaatgaaCAATGGGCGGAAGTGATTTCTCTGTTCGAGCTGGCGGAACAAAGTTGCCTGATCGCCTCAGTGGGAGGTTTGTGTTCAAGTCAGAGAATGTGTTAGCGTGAGCGCTGTCAGCAAAATTACACAGTCCGAATCATCACGTCTACTAAATGGACATCTCTTGACAGAAGCCCCTTTATTTCAAGTAAGGCGGTGAGGATAATGTAGGAGACGTAGATTCATCTGAAGCTCTGTAAATGTTATTATTACATAAAGTGGACGTTTTTCTTTAGCTAGCAAGGTATCGCAAATTCGCTAACGCGAGCTACTTAAACGACAGATCCCTTCAAGGCCCGATTCTTGGGGGGCTAAAGGGTCCTGCAGGTTAGTCGGGGTTCAGTATTTACGTAACTGTCAACGATTTGCGAAATAGTCTGACGATTTTAATGTTGACTGACTGCAaagctagcattagcttgtTAGCTAAGTTGATAAACTTGCTTTGGTGAGGTTGGGTGACGGGAGGAACCCCAGAGGTTTCGTTTTATGACAAGAGTGTGTGTTAGGAGACTCTGAGAAACCCACAGTGGACGAATAATTCTAATACTTGTCCTTTCTCCTGCTGCGTAACTGGCATAAATGAAGTCTAAATGACTGTTCTGCGCTAAGTGTCTTCCCTGTTATGATCAATTCATGTAATGTTTTCAATTTCGTTCCAGGATATTCTCACACAATATTGATTAAATGTCATCTGGGCTCTGACACCTGGACCCTCCAGCCCCATCCTCCCTTAAGATTCGTGGCGAGGCCATGGCTACTGGCAACATCACCAGAGATATCCTCCACCGGCAGATCAGAGTGAGTAAAAAAATGCCAGAGCATCCTAGACCCTCAGTCTGGGGTCTAGGATGCTCACAAATACTGACAAGTTAACATTCAGTGTATTCATCACAAAACAGACCAAACAAGAGGATTGTTTAAAATTTGTGGATTTCTTGTGCTTAAAAGTGTGATACagactttaattaatttttctagGAGAAGAGAGCACCAGGCTTCCAAAGGTTCTATCATGTAACTGAACCCTTCATTAAGAGGCTTGGACTGGAGGCTGAGCTTCAGGTCAGTGATGACAACCTCGTGTTTGAAATAAGTTTTGAAccgagagggagacagagaagacATATGTCATTTCATCTTCTTACATTTTATACTGTCTGTCTGAACAGGGCCATACTGGCTGTGTAAACTGTCTGGAATGGAATGAACAGGGAGAGTAAGtccttaaaatgtaaaaatccaCTTCATGTACAATTCTAATGTCTGACCTAGAATCACTGGTTGTGTTATACAACCATCTAATTATGCAAATGCTCTTCTTCTCAGGTAAATTTTAAACTCTGTATGTAAAGTAAAGGTTTATTGTGCCTGAGTTACATACAAATGCAAAAAGCTGCATTGTTCATTGCCAAAAATGATACAAAAGGCTCAGCATTTTTGATGAATATTATGGGACCTATATGCCTCCTCAGCACTTATTTAATAGTATCACAATTGAAAACTTGAGTGCTCACTGAGGAAATGATGTAAATCACTAAATGAGTTcagctggaagaagaaaattcGTCAGCAATAGATTCAGCACAGTACTGTAAGAATTACTGTAACATAGGTTGAAATGTCAATATTTGTAGATTACTCCACTTTACTAAATTTAACAATGCTTATCTGCTTCTATCTGAATATTAAATAAAGCATGACAATTTAGCAAGAGTTATAGGGATCCAGAACAAATGCTGCTTAacttgttcatgttttttttttttttttcaattcagttTGCTAGCATCTGGTTCAGACGATCAACATGCCATAATCTGGGATCCATTCAGACACAAGAAGCTTACAACTATGCACACAGGTCATGCAGCCAATATATTCTCTGTAAAGGTGAGAAGGAGTCATTTTTAGctgaatatattaactgtggcttTGTTTATATTCTGATAATGTTGTGTAAAGTTGATAAAGGCAGCAATGAGGTGTAGCCCAATTGAATATCATACTCTGCATGTATTTTCATAGTTGGAGTTAGATAAAGAGAGTACTTCCATTTTCTTGTCAGTGAAGCTAATTTTTGCCTCTTAAACACATTCCAATGATGACAGTTTTCATTCTGTTCTAATTAtcgttgatgatgtcacatgcaAACTTGTTCTGTTCTGTGGCATTTCACCTACTGATGGACGATCTGACAATTTCAGATTGTGTTTGATATTGAGTGTGTGGTCAAACTGCATTCTAAGATGGATCTTTCAGATTGAGGTGTATGGAGTTAACCTTGTGAACCAGAGTGTGtaggggcagcagtagctcagtccactaggtcttggacTGGAGATCGGCTTGAGACCCGGCTGGGCCAAAATattgagtgtgagctggcagcgGGAGGTGTCAACTCCCACTGcagaggcacccttgagcaagacaccgtcCCCACATACAACCTGCTCATTTGTTGCGCACCTAGATCTGCCAAGATCTGctgtcactcttcctcccactgtgtatacattgcatgcctacaggccccttgtgtgtgtctttgtttcaggGAGCTGTACACTCATATATGCATGTTCAATATGTAcagtaaaaaaagagagaaaacacaatttccccaaggggatcaTTGAATTTCCTTCTTAGTCTTCGTCTATTTGTGTTCTGTTTACATTCCAGCAATTACATGTAGTTCCTAAGCTGAGGGGTTGAATTCACccatctctttctttcctccttgttatttttctaaatgagCAGCAATGTGGTGGTTGAGAAgcttgtgcaaaaaaaaagaaaaagaactatCAATAATACTGTACAGTTATGTACAATGTTATTGATAGTgtgcccttaagcaaggcaCCCAACCCTGAAAACTTCTCCCAGGGTACCACCATGTCCTCTGCCCATCACTATCTCTGTTTATTGAAAGTATGTGGGCTCTTAGTGTATATTCAGACCTTAAtgtgttgggaaaaaaaagttttatttgtgtgtgaaagTAAAGAGAGAAAGTAGAGACACTGATgtcaggtagtcctcaagatacaaacatttgacttacgaGCATTGATAGATTTGAACAAGCATGTGCCGCCACATCCGACAACTGTAGTTCTccctttctgctgcaacccACGACGAGCAGCTTAACATTAACTCTCCATAGATTAaaatttcatgtcatgtcaaaataacccCAGGCTTCATCCTTATTTTAAGTGATCGACAGAAACTTTCTATGATACAAATTCACTTTCTGCACTATAGATGGCGCTGTTGGCCAGAGAGTTCggatttttggtttttgcaCTCATCTAAGCTGAAGTTCTTCActcatgttctgtttttactaAAATGCGCCACAGGGCGTGTCAATGTTGCTTCATGAGAGATAGCTTGTGAATGAGGTCAATCACTGGAATTAGACTGTTGTAGTGTGATGTAATATGGAGTTTTATCGGATTATCTACAGGCCAGAAATATTTATATCAGTGCATGCTGTGTTTCACTGCCCTGGCTAAACACATTTGTTACATCTTAATCTGTAGTTTCTGGAAATAATAAGTGAATCATTATGAGGTTTAGCAAGAACCCAAAGTTGTGTTTGTACTTATCAGTGCACCCTGCTCTTTCTGCAGTTCCTTCCTCACTCTGGGGACAGGATTTTGGTAACCGGTGCAGCCGACACAAAAGTCCATGTTCACGACTTGACAGTGAAGGAAACCATCCATATGTTCTCTGATCACACCAACAGAGTGAAACGCATAGCCACAGCACCCATGTGGCCAAACACTTTCTGGAGTGCTGCAGAGGATGGCATCATCAGGTAAGAACCCCAGAATGACAAAGGAATTGAATCACCTGCTTTCCTCGCTGTGGTACAAGTAATGTGTTGAATTTTTCTTTGTGCACAACAGACAGTATGACTTGAGGGAGAGCAGTAAACGCTCTGAGGTGCTTATTGACCTGACAGAATTCTGTGGTCAGCTGGTGGAGGCTAAGTGTCTAGCTGTCAATCCACGGGACAACAACTACCTGGCAGTGGGAGCAAATGGGCCTTTTGTTCGCCTCTATGATGTCAGGATGATTCACAACTACAGGTCAGTTGAGTGTTTCATAACTTTCATGTTGATAGAATTTCTAGTGACAGAAGTCTGCTACTGTCCCTCAGAGGTCATGATCTACCCACGCTGAAGTGGGTTTCACGGGGACTGTTACCcccaaatcaaaaatatatgctTTCTTTTGTTCTGTTGATCCatctacatttttgtgttagttgtTATCTGGTTACAAAACAAGAGCAGCAGATGTGGAGGTTCTATCAGAAATCGGTTTTTATAGACATTTTTCCTGGACTGAAGCATTTCTGGAATACTGGCAAGACTTCATTGACATTTGTCAATTTTTTGCATTGTAGTTTTTTCCGGATGATCTGGtcccagaaaacaaaaaaatgaagaaaatgtgacaaaattacTCAAAAATAATCCACACATCTCATTGTATGTACTGTCTTCTGGAGGACATTGAATCATGGAATAGAGAGAGACCTGTGGCAGGGAGGAATGTAAACATTCATGACATCTCAGTTGTGGATAGCCTGTCATTCATGAGTAGAAGCACACTTCCTTCCAAACAgcaaaattgaaagaaaaagccAAATACCTAACAGAATATGCGTAGTTGATTATGTGATGAATTgtctctgatttttttcccttacTATAGAAAATCTGGGAGTACTTCAGCAGCTGTGCACACCTTCTGTGACCGACAGAAGCCCATCCCAGACGGAGCCGGGCAGTATTACGTTGCAGGTGGATGTATGACTTTTATCAAATGTACCAAATGGGTACATTTGTATCATCATAATGTCAGGAGATATGTAGGCTGCAGGAAAGTGAAAAGGGACACTGACCAGTATTCCCCTGTGTTTACATGCTTCAGGGCACCTTCCAGTGAAACTCCCAGACTATAATAACCGCCTGAGAGTCCTAGTGGCCACATATGTCACCTTCAGTCCAGACGGTACTGAGCTACTTGTTAACATGGGAGGGGAACAGGTAATGCTTGATAGAACAAACAAGGAATGTTCAGGAGGAGAGGTAATTTCTGTTTCCGTTTAAACAATTGTTGTTTCAATGATTCTTCCAGGTGTATCTGTTTGATCTGACATTCAAACAGAGGCCGTATACCTTCTTCCTCCCTAAAAAGTGCCAGTCATCAACAGGTAAATGGAAATTAACTGCGGATCTTCAATGCCACCCCAGAGAACCAGGAGAGTATTGTATCGTAGATGTGTTGTTGGTTTCTGAAACATTTCCTTTACAGGAGATTTGCAGAATGGAAAAACAACCAATGGTGTCTCCAATGGAATTCACTTCCCAGCCAGCCACTTACGCTTTACCGCAAGCAAGATACCCTCTAGGTAGTTGTGTTTTAATCTCATCAATGATTGGTTTTTCAATACAGAtgatttgttaaatgttttgattgtaaacaagttatttttcttctatTCTCTTTGTTTCAGTTCTGCTGAGCTCCCTCCTCATTTGGAGAGGATAAAGCAACAAGCTAATGATGCATTTGCACGGCAACAGTGGACACAAGCCATCCAGCTGTACAGTTTAGGCATTCACCAGGCCAACTGCAATGCCATGCTGTATGGGAACCGGGCTGCAGCCTACATGAAACGCAAGTGGTAGGCATCATTTTATCATTATCAACATCCGCTCCTGAATGTTATACATGCAGTTATTGATTGTTTATGTCTGTAATTCACAGGGATGGAGACCATTATGATGCCCTCAGGGATTGTCTGAAAGCTCTGAATCTGAACCCCGGTCATCTAAAGGCTCATTTTAGGCTTGCCCGGTGCTTGTTTGAGCTGAAGTATGTGGCTGAAGCTCTGGAGTGTCTTGATGATTTCAAAGGAAAGTTTCCAGAGCAGGCACACAGTAGTGCCTGTGATGCTTTGGATAAAGACATCAAGGCTGCTCTCTTCTCAAAGACAGAATCAGGTACAGGTAGAACAGAATTTTAAAAGTGGAATATTGTCAcgttctttctttttgttgaatTTCAGTTGCTCGAGGTTTTGTTCTCCTTGGAAGGGGTTTCCATTTCATTCACTGAAGCCTAACCCTGAGtattagaaaaaacaaaacatgaaactattcaaaagagagaaaaaaaacacaaattctaGCCTGTATGCGGTTGGAAAGGTTAAATTAGAATTTCATGGAGCTAAAATGAGTATCAGATTTTGTTGACTTTTCCATGTTGCTGAATGTTTCTGTAAACAAGGATTTGTTTGTCTTCACTAGCAGACGATAAGAAGACCAACAGCTCCATTCGATTCCACTCATTTAGAGGGAAGGAGTCCATCCCTGAAGATGAGTTGGTGTTGAGGGACCGGAGCCTTGATTACAAGCACAGATACTGTGGTCATTGCAACACCACCACTGATATCAAAGAGGCAAACTTCTTTGGGAGGTCAGTAGATTTCACCTCCCCGTAGCGTTAAAGGCTCCAGAGGGCTCAGCCATCACCTCTGGAGCCGAACTGAAACACTGATAAATCTATTCTGGAGAAAAATTTGAATTATAAACCAACGGTGAAAATAGATATTACATATGAACACAGGCTCTAAgtcatgcaaaaaataaatttgtatatCAATATAGGCaaatattatatactgtatacatagtTCATAATTAAAAGGGGTGATTATTTACCAAAATGTGTTTGCTGTCCACAAATATATTCATTTAGTGTCTTAATCTAAAACCTCGTTGCTAGTACAACATTATCCTCACTCCCCtcccttgattttttttttccaggcagACCTGAATGAAATTGATTCataactttaaatttttttgagtACAAGTAAATATGACATGTAATTATGCTGATGATTTATCAAGCAGATATTAATGGTTTCCGTTTCTTTACAGCAAAGGCCAGTACATTGTTAGCGGCTCAGACGACGGCTCTTTCTTTATTTGGGAGAAGGAGACAACGAATCTTGTGAGAATCCTGCAGGGGGATGAGTCCATAGTAAACTGTCTGCAGCCCCACCCCAGTTACTGCTTCCTGGCTACCAGTGGTATCGATCCCGTCGTCAGGTTATGGAACCCGAGACCAGAGGTAAACATATTTACACGCTTACATTTACATCTTGGTCAcatatattgaaaaaaaaatctaaacaaagTTCATATAATGATTTCATGACATGATTCAAAACTCCCAGTGATTGTGGGACTTAATTCATTGTAAATCATCAATGTATTTAATCGCAACATGTAGAGTGCATTATGGGTTTAGTtcttaaaaagaagaagcataaaattcattgtcatttcacagaaaaccaaaaatataGAAACATCTTTGACCATTACAGTTGAACTTGTATCTTCTTTTCACCATGTGTGCCTTTCTCAATTACACTTTCTCCTCTCTACAGACAGAAAGTGAGAACGGACGAGTGGTGGAGGACATGGACAGCGCTGCTCAGGCCAACCAGCGCCGTATGAACGCTGATCCCCTGGAGGTGATGCTCCTCAACATGGGCTATCGCATCACAGGCCTGCGTGGCGTCGGCCCAGACGGCTCAGATGAAGAAGACAGCTCAGAAGGACAAGTGCAATGC contains:
- the wdtc1 gene encoding WD and tetratricopeptide repeats protein 1 isoform X1; this translates as MATGNITRDILHRQIREKRAPGFQRFYHVTEPFIKRLGLEAELQGHTGCVNCLEWNEQGDLLASGSDDQHAIIWDPFRHKKLTTMHTGHAANIFSVKFLPHSGDRILVTGAADTKVHVHDLTVKETIHMFSDHTNRVKRIATAPMWPNTFWSAAEDGIIRQYDLRESSKRSEVLIDLTEFCGQLVEAKCLAVNPRDNNYLAVGANGPFVRLYDVRMIHNYRKSGSTSAAVHTFCDRQKPIPDGAGQYYVAGHLPVKLPDYNNRLRVLVATYVTFSPDGTELLVNMGGEQVYLFDLTFKQRPYTFFLPKKCQSSTGDLQNGKTTNGVSNGIHFPASHLRFTASKIPSSSAELPPHLERIKQQANDAFARQQWTQAIQLYSLGIHQANCNAMLYGNRAAAYMKRKWDGDHYDALRDCLKALNLNPGHLKAHFRLARCLFELKYVAEALECLDDFKGKFPEQAHSSACDALDKDIKAALFSKTESADDKKTNSSIRFHSFRGKESIPEDELVLRDRSLDYKHRYCGHCNTTTDIKEANFFGSKGQYIVSGSDDGSFFIWEKETTNLVRILQGDESIVNCLQPHPSYCFLATSGIDPVVRLWNPRPETESENGRVVEDMDSAAQANQRRMNADPLEVMLLNMGYRITGLRGVGPDGSDEEDSSEGQVQCRPS
- the wdtc1 gene encoding WD and tetratricopeptide repeats protein 1 isoform X2 codes for the protein MATGNITRDILHRQIREKRAPGFQRFYHVTEPFIKRLGLEAELQGHTGCVNCLEWNEQGDLLASGSDDQHAIIWDPFRHKKLTTMHTGHAANIFSVKFLPHSGDRILVTGAADTKVHVHDLTVKETIHMFSDHTNRVKRIATAPMWPNTFWSAAEDGIIRQYDLRESSKRSEVLIDLTEFCGQLVEAKCLAVNPRDNNYLAVGANGPFVRLYDVRMIHNYRKSGSTSAAVHTFCDRQKPIPDGAGQYYVAGHLPVKLPDYNNRLRVLVATYVTFSPDGTELLVNMGGEQVYLFDLTFKQRPYTFFLPKKCQSSTGDLQNGKTTNGVSNGIHFPASHLRFTASKIPSSSAELPPHLERIKQQANDAFARQQWTQAIQLYSLGIHQANCNAMLYGNRAAAYMKRKWDGDHYDALRDCLKALNLNPGHLKAHFRLARCLFELKYVAEALECLDDFKGKFPEQAHSSACDALDKDIKAALFSKTESDDKKTNSSIRFHSFRGKESIPEDELVLRDRSLDYKHRYCGHCNTTTDIKEANFFGSKGQYIVSGSDDGSFFIWEKETTNLVRILQGDESIVNCLQPHPSYCFLATSGIDPVVRLWNPRPETESENGRVVEDMDSAAQANQRRMNADPLEVMLLNMGYRITGLRGVGPDGSDEEDSSEGQVQCRPS